In Pseudorasbora parva isolate DD20220531a chromosome 9, ASM2467924v1, whole genome shotgun sequence, the sequence tcagtccttttttttatttttatgtaatccATGTACATATCAAACAGACATACTCACAGGGAGCAGGTGTGATGAATACTGAGCTGAGGTTATCTGTTCCCCCTGCTGGTTGAAAGGAAACTCGAGCACAACTCTCATCAAGATCTGCATTACTTCCTTCAGAGTAATGTTGTAGGCATACCTGAGAAGTGACAGTGACATTTACCTGCATTTAAATCAAATTATATCTAAAACTGTTTCAAGTTTTCTGAAGGCTTGCACTAgttttgtgtgaggaacagattGAAAAGGCGGCCATTTACGGTAAGTTGATTAGTTACTGGATGATGCGTCCATACTTTCTTCAACTATAGAAAAATTAagccaaaatatcccaaaaaaaACTATTGACATATTGCACGGATTGCGTTGTTTGGAGCCTCAGCCTTAGTCATGATCCTGAGGTGGAGCCGTGGCATTAAGGTCCTGGCCACACATGCTCCCGTAGCATTTTGTCCCATAGCATCAGAGAACTAACTAATACCAAACTTATTggaaaaacaaacacttgaacGTTGACATACACTTGAAACACTTGACAAACACCTGTGTGATGAGAAATACCTAAAAGGACAGAAAATTATTtgaagtggattcggacatttTAGTTGGACTCCTATCCCATTCGATTACATGGAGAGGGCGGGGTTTGTGCTATGATACAGCGAGCCATCAGGAGGCGATAAAAATGTTTTGGCTTCTCTTTTCAGAAAGCAATGCACTTTTGGTCTGTTCCTCATACAACGGCTTCAGAAAACTTGGAATGCATTTCACTTTTATATGGCCTACTTTTATGATACTTTCAtacagtttttctttttctttttgtagCTTGGAAGTTGAGGTCACCATCTGTTAACCTATTGCGAATCATCTCCTCTTGTGgagaaaataacagcatttgGATTTGCAAGATGAGTTTAAATAACTGGATCTTTTTTAACTTGAACTTACTTGAGTGAGTTTATCTCAAGAACCAGATTGTCACAACCTATGTTTTCATCCAACCCTCTCTGTAACGTACCATGAACCTCATTCTGAAACACTGAGAGGAAAAGAAAGGTTGGTATAAAAAGTTCTCAGTGATCTCAGAAAGGTAAAACAGAGCTCTGGAAAATATGCATGTAACATGGATTCAACAAAGTGGTATTTCACATTTACAATTCTCACCTTTGACATCATCCAATTCAGGTGATGCAGTGTGGCTTCCAAGGTCATGTGATCCCTCACTGACCTCACTTTCACTGTCACTCTCTGGGTCAGGATTCAACACTAGGCCTGCACACATGACATCACCATCAATGCgagtttaattcatttttttaaacaaaagccttagttcacccaaaaatttgaaacggtcctcatgtcattccagacTCTCACCCCAAATGCAGTCAGCAAGCTCATCTTCCTCTGTGTCATCAAGACTGCTGGTTTTCCATCTGTATCCTTTACCCTCTGAACCCACCTCTGCTGGGTTAAACACTGACAAAACACAGTACTAAATCACACTTtgtgaaaatgttttataaatgttttagaaTGCGTTGTCAACATTCATGCTGTCGAAGATTATTCCCcaagtatatataatatatacactttatataatatataaatatatcatatatatgatttatttagTAACACTTGattttagtgtccttgttacacattacatgtagttactgttgattatgcataattacatgccaCTGACCACAATCCAAACCAAACTTTAACACTACAGTAAGTACACgtagttacttaatattactccatgcataaatgtataattacacagtgtaaaaaaaagacaccttaaaatagtGTAACCCTTTAGACAACacgttattttacagtgtccttgttccATGTATTAaccatagtaataacaataaattaagCATTATTACAGGTATCTAATGCCCAGCCAAACCATAaacctaccctaaccctatagcaAGTACAGTGcatgttaattattattaatcagtatttaaatatataattacactgtaacaatgacacctgaTACCtgaaaataaagtgtaaacaaAAACAAGAGCACATACCTTTCTGTTTGATTTTGTCTTTATTGTAGCCAACATCATGGTCATCACTCAAGAactcatcatcatcttcatcatcctcTTCATCTGGATGGTGCATGGACAGAACTGTGCCTTCTTGAAGAGTAATATCTGGACCCACCACAACCTGCATATCAACATTTGGTTAGAAAAGAAGGCAATTGATTCATTGATATGTACACATAAGATGGAGAATATTTAGACTCTGTAAAATTAACTAGAATCAAGTCAggtcaatcaactttatttatatagcgcttttacaatcacgattgtgtcaaagcagcttcacagtgtcaaacaggataatattgcaacaaaattaagtttggctgtacagtcgtactggagaaaacagtgatcagcttattttcatttatcatatagcaacaatgttggcagatcagtattatagtttattgaattaaataagacctaattcatacattagTGGTGAAGTAACCAAACACCATACATGGTGAAGTAACcaaatactaataatattatttggtTACTATTGAGTAATATGTTCCTGCTTTCTAGTGCCTGTTAGAAGTCTTGCTGCCACATTTTGTACTACCTGTAACCGGGATAAAGCTGATTGGCTAATCCCAAAATACAGTGAGTAACAGTAGTTCAGCCTCAATGTTATAAAAGCATGAATTAGTCTTGCAAATTTTAGAATTGGTTTTACTCTAGATAAAAGACGCAGTTGGAAAAAGCATGATTTGACCACCGAGCTTAAATGCTTGTCAAATTTCAGACCGTCATCAAAAACCACACCTACGTTTTTTCACCCAAAACTGGaagtatatatgtgtgtgtgtaaagaatttttttgtttgtttattttttgggtTCCAAAGATTATGAAAACGTATGGTATATGCCGTTGCTTTCCTTTAAAGCAGTGTGCTTTCGCCCCTCCTTAAAACTTAATCTCCAAATCAGTCAAATCATGTAACGTGACTCATAAAATTCAGCCTCCTGTGGGACATGCGAAAGAGACTGATCCCCCACACTCTTTCTGTGTACACGCTGCAGGACGGAGCCGAACACACACGAGCAAATTATACTTGGGGTTTCAAGTGTGCACCTAAATGGTCAAAATGTCTGTCTTTGTGAGTATTTACATAAAGACAATCAGTTATGTCTTAAGGGAATAAACAGAATTCAGATGCATGCCATTATTAGAACCTTGCATTTTGCCCTAAAGCCTAATGCAAacacctgctgctgtctgtgtcattaatgtttaagacaaagacaaaaatcactcactgctcttgacttaATCATTTAGTAGTTAATTATAGTAGTTTTTAATAAGAATCAATGTACATTTAATTCATGCAATGAAGACTATGCAGTGTTTTAAAGTTTAACCCAGGGTTTAATGACTATTGACAACTGTTCAATGCAATGCTGTGTTTTAGATTGTGCAAATAGATAAGTCCATAGGCTATATGGATCCAGTTTGGATATTCTCGATAGTACATCTTAAAATTGGTAAGGTTCGCGATTCATATTGTAAATTGTGATTGTTAGTTACAAGATTATGATATGAAATTTTGTGAAGATTTTTAGAGAGAGAaattttgagagagagagagaattgaaTATTTCTTACGTTGTAGGCAAGCACACACTGATCATTCAAAACGACTCCGTGTTTCACCACCACACAATCACAGATGACTGACTGCTTGACCTTTACATTGTTGGCTATGTGGACTTTATTCCATATGTAAGCTCTTTCCAGAGTTACATTGTCTCCTAAGTAGACAAAAAACAGTTATCAGAGCCTAAATCAAACAGATTTTCACATTGTCACATGGAATTTTCAAAAATGgcaacatttaaagggatagttcactttaaaaagaaaatgttgtcatcctttactcagcctcaagttgtttcaaacctttatgattttctttcttcagctgaacacaagggaagatattttgaagaatgtcagtaaccaaacagttaactggagccattggtTCAATGGttccaatggaagtcaatggttccagttaactgtttggttactgacattcatcaaaatatcttcccttgtgttcagctgaagaaagaaagacatacaggtttaaaacaacttgagggtaagtaaagtatgacaattttcattttaaagtgaactatccctttaaagaatgATAAGTGAAATGACTTTTGGCAAGCATGAACTAATTAAGTTACTATTAAAACAGTACCGATGACACAGTTGGCTCCAATCACAGTGTTTGATATGGTGCAGTTTGCTCCAATCACTGTATTTCGGCCAATAAGCACATTTTCCTCCATTTGGCTGCCATGACCCAGACTGACCCCAGGCTCACGGTACACATTATGTCGAGAGTGTGTACAGCTCTGCCCTTCATGATCTGCAAAGTTGGCCTCAGGTGTGACTGGATAGATCCAGCGCCGGATCATGTCGGAAGAGACTGTGTCATACATGAGGAGGTTAGACACACGAGCCCCATATCCATCTTTAGTGACATGCATGTGAATCTGGTTTCCCAGGATCTATGGGAAAAGAACCCTTTATAAGATCATATATGAATTCCCAAATAAGCCACTTGATTCTGTGTTTCATACCTCTTCATTGACTAGAATCCCACGGACAAAGTCGTTTTTTGTCTGGTAGTCAAAATTGTCTGTGAAAAGCTCAGCAACCTACATTACACAATATTCATCAAACAATGTTTATAAGTCAAACAAACAAAGctgttaaaaaaaactgaacaaaaAGGCACACTCACCTGTGGAGAACAGATGCTAATATGACAATCCAAAAGATCAAACCTAATTTCAAATTCGTCACTTCCACTATGAAAAATATTCTGTGTAAAAAGAAGAAACAACTATAAATCACTGCAATGATTTTCATCCGCTATTATGACATTCATTTGCTTTGTCGAGCTGACTgagaatgtatttatatattatagcaTTATTTGTTTGACCGCCTGATTTTCAAGACATTGAGAATATTACAAACTCAAAAGTAAAACTGAGGTAGTGCTACTATTTCTCTATACGAACAGACTTGTAGCTAGTAAGCAAACAAGACGCCGTAGCAATATACCACAAGTAGTCCCTGTTTGTTTTTCGACAGCATGAAGATAAACCCACTTGACCAGCTAATTACTCTTTAAAagtgatgccatagaaatatacaatgctaCCGTGAAAACAGAGGTTCAAACACTTCCGTTTAAAGATAGCTCCTCGCTTGTTTCTCTGCCTACAACCATTTTGAACTCCTATGTCTGGTACACATTGCATGATTTTGGACTGTCCCAGAGCAAAAGATGACCAATCGTGGCGATTTCTGTGACCGTGGCTCCTAAACTCTGTTCATATGTTGTACAGTGATAGAGGTTCAAAAGACGGTCATTGTCATGGTCTTGCCTCCAAAGATAGCCTGTGATAATTTTCTGGCAGAGTCAGAGATTTAGCATGATCATCTCACAGTGTGTTTGCTGCTAAGACTTGCATCTAATTATTAACCAATAAAAAAAGCATTGTAAAATGACATATTGATCATCACAACATGGCGCTAAAACTTAAAACTATTTACCTCAAGGTCCATTTGCAAAATTGACAAGCCATGTCGGCCTCTTTTTTCCCCTGGCCATGACCAAGTCCATACTCACCTCTTTCggttcctcttcttttttttcagtgcacaTCTGTAAGCCCCACCCCACGTAATTTCTGTTGCTAACTCGGACAAACATAATTTTTACTGTCTTACAATGACAGCTGTGAAAACCTTGTCCCAAGATGTTTTTGATCAATTTTGGACACAGAAGGACCACCTCTAGTCGAGGAGCATTCAATATGCCATGGAGGAATATATATCTGAATATATACAGACCACAATGCAAGAAGGAGAAACCTCAAGTTACGGTCGATCGACCGCAGATGATCACATTCAGGACCAACACTATTCATGTACCCCAGGGTAAGattacattaatttacattaaacCAGTTTAATATGGAGAAGCAAGCACTGAAATGTAGACCTTCAaatatgtgtttttgacctacatTGTACATAACGTGAGAACTGTTAGCTACCTGGTTAGTACATTAACATGGACTCACTCACTTTAATTGTAACTTAATGAGAGTATATGACAGCCAGAAAATCCTCTCAGGAAAACCTGTAGTCAGTGTTACAGTATACCAGGCAAATCGTTTTATCATTTTTGTAGCATAAACACCAGAAAACCAATCAAAGCTTCAGATCTTCCAATATTTCTCTATAGCGCTGAAACCTAAAGATGTCCGAGTTCCGGTACCTGTGCAAACGATACTCAACTGCCATTGGCTCATCTGCATTCGTGGGAAGGGGCTTACCGATGTCAATTGCCAAAGTGGGATTCATCTTGTTCTATTTGTTTACCACTATTGCATATGCTTTAGTATCTTCTATACTAACTATGATTCAATATGTGTCATCATCTAACAGTCTACATACATGCCGTAGTACCCAAGTTTATTAGATCCATGTTGTACAGTGTGATTTGTAACGATCTTATAGGATTGCAGAAATCACACATTCTGTAGCAGGTCCTAGAAACCAACAAGAACATTAGCAAAAGAGTAACAATGCCTCGGCAAACACCCACAACCCCTATCGTGTTGGCGATATCTTcttcataaaatataaaaatctatttcaatatGATGTTTTGGTGAGATGCAAGctgaaaatgttcttcacaaACTTCAGGAGATTCACCCACAGCACTAAATGAAAACTCGCTCACCATAGGGAATTGAAGTCTCTTTAGCGCATGTGCTTTCTGGTAATGAAGAATGCGCTTGCTCTTGCTGTCCATAGCTACTATGATGTCATCGACTTCAGAACGAGTCTTGTGGCCGGGCGAGGACTCTTTGAAGATCATGGTCATCACTGATATATTTTTCTCCATTTTGCGCCGCTGtctttcaagaaaaaaaaaaaaatgggtttAATGATATATAGATGccaaaaaaaatggcattttcaGGCAGGGCTGAGTTATGTTTCCCTGCAGAGAGATGACGCATACCTATGTTCCTGTAAAGCCTGGGAAACATCAATGTTGGACACCACGTCCCCATAAACCAGCAGAAAGTCAGAGCGGACTAGAGCTTTGGCATCCACGTCCCTTAATACATCTCCGAGGGAACGGTATAGATCGGAGGTGATGATGTGGACCATATTGGGAGATGTGGGGCGACACCATTTTGATTTTCTGTAAAGTAATATAACAAATACTGAGTCATCAGGATCACAGTCATTCTCCAATATCAACATAAAATGCCAAAGTGTCTTACTGTAAGTGTTCCTTTATTTTGCAGGACATCCAGCAACAGAAGACAAACGTCTCTTGCACGCCAGTAGACGTCAGAAACTCTAGTGTGTAGTCAATCATGGAGACATTAGCCAGAGGCAGAAGGGCCTGATGGGAGAAAGCAAAATTTTAAAGTTAGTCTAGAAATGGACTAGAAATCAACAACAAAATGCCCTTCAGAAGATCCAAATAAGTCATCTGGTGATACCACGGTAAATTATCATGTGCTGTTTATAACATACACTTTTATACATTCaatgttaataaataattacCATGTTCACAATCTGAATTAAagagatagtttacccaaaaatgaaaatgaacctaagatttactcaccctcaagccatcctaggtttatatgactttcttcattcagacaaataaaatagtatattataaaacaaatatttaagttatattaaaaaatatcctagCTCTTCTAAGTTTTataaatggcagtaaatggtACCCTAGATGTTGCAGTCCAAAaatgtgcatctatccatcataagcATATGCCACACGGCTACATATGCTacggccttctgaagcaaatcgataggtttgtgtaaaaaaaaaaaaatccatctttaaattaatcttaaaaatctgactttttttatttatttaaatatctagcttccaccagAGCGCTTTCCGTGATCAACTTATGAAAAAGCAAAACTGGTGTAAGCCAAgtgttttgaactgcgagaggtgtTACACTTTCTGCACAGGTTAAATATGCAAGGCGGtctgccggaagctagatattttactttaaaaatacgtgttaaaggaagtgtatgttaTATTGTAAGTAAGAttgccaaaactggtactgcaattactatcccctctcccctccccctgactcaaggttgccagataggctgaaggatccagcaggaacgtttgtagatctgcagctgaggtaactagagcagagctggcaacccggatgcccaaacactactgactttgtgattggtagataggtggaggatagcgcttcaggccaaaacacatgtcaacatcaacatcagttaagggctgcaacaacaacttttaaaggacaatattctggccggactactgttgtcagtggtataagtattttaaattaacatgatttcttaatgtctagtgacaacatggggccattttatgattaactgaaatacatttctaacatacagttcctttaaatatggatatttttcttacaaacccCATCGAtgcgcttcagaaggcctttattaagcCCGCAGAGCTGTGTGGAGTACTTCTATAATGGATGGGTGCTCTTTTTTGAGCCTTAAACTCATTGGACCCCGTCACTGCCATTACAAAGCTTGGAAGCATTAggatatttaattatataactCTGtcttcatcagaaagaagaaagtaatttacacctaggatggcttgaggttgAGGAAataatggggtaattttcattttaaactacTCCTTTAAGTTGCATTGTGAAGatgaattaaaaatatttatatttgggTCAACTAACCATTTAAATTCTCAAACAAaaccattacatttttttggatAACATCAAACTTGTACTCTCTCTAAAAACTTATCACATgatcaatgttatattttttacaCTTTGCTTTAACTTCCAACCAAATTCATTTTAAGGCAAATATTTGGAACTGATGCTAGAGTAAATATGAATTTTATGACAATACTGAAACTACTCATAATTTATTTTCAGACAGAATGCATAGATGCTTTATATCAATGTTTATGGACTTGTTATGAACAATAACAAAGATGACTTTCTGGTTAATATCCTAATTCTGGTCAAATTTTATATAACCGAATTAAAGCTGAAGATAAGAGATTTGTCAAGTTTATTTcttattagtgctgtcaaattaattaattgaatccaaaataaaagtttgtttacataaCGTGTGTGTAGTTtcattattatgtatatttgataCAGCCACACACATGTATTagaaatatttgcatacggcTTTACATTACATATATACATAACACATCTTTCTTAAATGTATGTATGAAGTGTGTATTTATAGACATGATAATTATACacaatatatacatatttattataaacaCACGTTTATGCTGGATACATTTACTTGCGATTTGAAAACACGATTTTATACGTGATtgaaattattataatgataaaaaataaaatgcaatactTTTCAGGAGAAGAAAATAACCTACAAAGAAACCCTTGATCCTACTGTTCCAATGGAAATATCTATCTTCTTGTTGTTTTcatgttaattatttttttacatgccAAGTTGTCACAaattattcaataaaaaaacagtaattcAATTGCATGCTTTACACAATTTTTTAAGAGCCGCTTCTATTAGCACAGTGCATATCCACAAACACTCTTTGGAGAATGTTTCTGTCCATTGTAGTGATGAGTTAGCAAGACTGAGTGTGTGTATCCAGAGCCACACATGTGCTCGCAGTGACGGTCACTTCACTCACCCGCGGCTGGTCTTTGGTCACGGGGAAGAACCTGCGGTTGAAGCTGTCGGCAATGAGAACAGCCTGCAGTGGCTGCTCCTCTTCATCCTTATCCGACACTGCCTTCCTAGGGCGACTCTGTTTCCCTGCCTTGCCTGCCATGTTTGTCAACGGGGTCTGCAGTGTGTCAAGGGAAACGCAATACAGCGGCAACAAGCTTGAGTTTGTGACCCGGAAGTTGTCTCTAGTAAGTCGGCATAATGTTTCTAatattaattattcagttttaaCTCTTAACTGCATACTTTGGTTTAATGACATAGTTACAATTCAGCAGTATCATTATTTAGTTCTAACGTTAACTAAAATGGTTCAGGCTGCGGCTGAAGCGTAACTTAATTAAATGGCGTTGTCACGTGACACACGTTACCTTTCTCAGAGCTGGTTCAGAGTGGACCAATCACAAGCTaagatttctttctttcttttttatgaaATCAATACTTTCATTTAGCAAGGGTGCACCAaattgatgtaaaaaaaaaaaaaagtacatgacaataaattaaacaaatcgATTAACAAAGTTGGTGATGTTAAGGTTTCAGACAAATTCTGTCAGCCATATCCTGTAGCCCTGATGGTTAATTTTGTGCTATGACTATTAAATTAACAAATGATAACTGAACATGCTAAACTACTTAAACTTGTTACtatttaaaactaaatataCACTGTTCTTAAGGGGGGCATCTCCCTCAATATTCTTCATTTCTAATCATTTCTGTGTGTATTATTAGGGAGTAGTCATGGAGATTAACCAAATAgtaggtatttattgcaaatatAGAGAATGTAAGATTGTAGAGCAAATAAACTTAATATGAAAACAGTAACAAAAAAAACCAAAAGTAGGCTTTTACAAAAAGTAGTAAAAGTACACTTGGCACTATAATTAATCTAGTCTAGTCCTGACTGAGTAACCAAACGAGGTGATAACAATGGGAAACAACAATTTTCCTGCAATTAAAGGAGccacagaaagaaaaaagaaaacaaaaaactgtTGAAGAAAGTGATAAGCAATCTAAAACAGTGAATAGAGTATGTCGTCCTATTTCAAGGCCAGGAGCCACCTGACTCTGAGGGTGTGTAGAGAGTGTATGGTGCTTTTCAAACATTCTAGTGAGGCTGCGTCTCCTTCCTACTTCAGTCCGACGGAGGCTTGTACGCTAGAGTCCTCCTCAGCATTAATTGCTAAAATGAGAATGTTCCCACCCCATGGTCATGgcacaaaaatatttatattaaaaatgtacgCCAAAACAAAAGATAACATGCATGCCTTCATCTCCGAAaacaattgtgtgtgtgtgtgagaattgGAATGCGTgcaaaggattgtgggtgattaaAGGACATGAAGTATACACTTGATGCATCCTTCAAAATGAGCTGAACAAAGGACGAGAAAAAGAAGTCCTACAAAAGCTGTCTTACAAACTGAGATGGCCCTGGATGTTGCAACCTTACTAAGTTGTTTGAGAAGCACCCTATATTTGCAGTCACTGAATGAGGACATGGTATGAGATAGATCTATACAGATCAGTGAGTACTCAGATACTCGGCGATGTGGCATTGGGGAAGAGCCTGGTGTGGCCGTGACGACAGGAATGATGGACCATGGCAGAGCAGGTAAACACCTCAGGGGAGTAGGAGACCACGGGGTAGCTGGCAGGGCAGAAAAACTGTGAAAGGGTGGAATGGGTGACCTCTGGAGTGCCGGTGTTGTGTTGAATTCTGACCGCCCTCAAGTCCCTGGTATAGGTTCAggatttagtgtgtgtgttggagttAGGATAAGGCAGTCAGGGTAGGGGCGAGAGGGTAATAATTAAGCAGGGAGTTGAAATTATGCACAATACCGGCAGAGCTCTCTGTGGACGAGACAAGAGAGCAAGGGGCAGCCTTCGTGATGTGTCCATGACTACTGTTATTAGTTAGCCTATTATGTAATTAAAAGATGCAAttgaatgtaaaataataagatTCATATATTGGAACATTTATCATTCATTTTCCAAggtgcatttacatttatgcatttggcagacgcttttatccaaagcaacttacattgcattgcaagttacacattttacattattgtcagttcttgctttccctgggaatcgaacccatgaccttggtgtgggtagcaccacgctctactggttgagctacaggaaagtaAAAAGTAGTGCAAAAAAACTATTTGAATAGAAGTCATGAGTATTTACTTACACAACTTGATCACAAACTTTAGCTAATCAGCAAACAAGaagcattattattaattaacagagaataagaaaaaaaaaaccaggACTTatcttaaatgtgttttttttagcaatatatttcatacagaagtttatttttcatcttGTAATAATCTGCTTCAGGGCCATAACCACTATACACATTGAGGGGGGACAGGTCCCAcccaataattagaaatggccaaattggCCACATTTATAGTCTGGTCTTCCTCAGTGGTCTAACAGCGGTCATCAATGCCAAAATACTTGAGATGGTCAAacaaatcaaagtaggcggaCTTTAAATAAAACCAAACATTTGCAAAATGTTCAAAATGATTGTTTTCCAACTAGAATTAGACTTAGAATTAACTTCACTGTTCTGTTTCTATagtattttttctttaatgcTTACCTAACTAGCAGAAGACACTTTCCAGGTTTTATGCGGTCCTGTAGACTGAGAAGAGGCATGAGTTACTTGGCCAGTGCATGCATTTGCTTTAGGTTATTAGAGTCAGGACTCGGGCCACCATTGATTCTGCTGGACAATACTGTATGTCGCACTGCTGCCCACAAGGCTATGAATCTGACATCTGTATGTAGTTTTTTGCCTAATATTGCCCACATGCCCTTGTGTTGagctgtttttttccccattgtCAAGCAATTATAATATATGCCAAAACTAAGAATTTTGCATTTAACATCAAGCTACTTCAACTAAATAACTGAAGAGTTATGAATTTCTTGCGACAAGCTTGATGAGATTTGGTGTGTCTTCAGGTTGTCCTAGTGTCAAAGTCTTCTAAGTTTTGTTCACATTTGATTCAGATGTCGTCTTTTTTTCTCCACTGGAAGCTTGAGTCATCAAGACAATACACACAAACTGTGTGTAAACATACTTGACATTAGGGCTCATTCTGATTCTGATACAGGTTCGTTAGCACAAAACAGGGCTAACTTCTAGCAAATGCAGTAACAGGAAATAACAGAAATGATACAAcaattaaacaaaaaagtacAAGATACAAAAAGTGCTAGTTGACTTGTTTCAGGTGGGTAAcaccttaaaaaaaatgtaaggtaacactttacttgaagccTATGCATAATGGATTATAGGTTTCCATAATGTAcaacataatatattttattatatattacctCAAATGTCATGATGATTAGCCATTCATGTTTGAATTGCATGACATCAGACATCAACACTACATTATAAACTGTacagtacatttttttatgtttttggtcagtttgaGTTGTGAAGGCACCACCGGACATAGCATCAAATAATGCTTAAACCAGGTAGGTAAGAACAggtaaaacacactcaaatgatAGATAAAGATATGTTTATTGACACATATCCATCAGTGCGGCCTCCAATGCAATTTAACATGCAATACATCCACATCAAAACAGATCATTGTTCCAGTGCTTATTTTACTGAACA encodes:
- the eif2b5 gene encoding translation initiation factor eIF-2B subunit epsilon — translated: MAGKAGKQSRPRKAVSDKDEEEQPLQAVLIADSFNRRFFPVTKDQPRALLPLANVSMIDYTLEFLTSTGVQETFVFCCWMSCKIKEHLQKSKWCRPTSPNMVHIITSDLYRSLGDVLRDVDAKALVRSDFLLVYGDVVSNIDVSQALQEHRQRRKMEKNISVMTMIFKESSPGHKTRSEVDDIIVAMDSKSKRILHYQKAHALKRLQFPMNIFHSGSDEFEIRFDLLDCHISICSPQVAELFTDNFDYQTKNDFVRGILVNEEILGNQIHMHVTKDGYGARVSNLLMYDTVSSDMIRRWIYPVTPEANFADHEGQSCTHSRHNVYREPGVSLGHGSQMEENVLIGRNTVIGANCTISNTVIGANCVIGDNVTLERAYIWNKVHIANNVKVKQSVICDCVVVKHGVVLNDQCVLAYNVVVGPDITLQEGTVLSMHHPDEEDDEDDDEFLSDDHDVGYNKDKIKQKVFNPAEVGSEGKGYRWKTSSLDDTEEDELADCIWGLVLNPDPESDSESEVSEGSHDLGSHTASPELDDVKVFQNEVHGTLQRGLDENIGCDNLVLEINSLKYAYNITLKEVMQILMRVVLEFPFNQQGEQITSAQYSSHLLPLLKKWAPVFKNYVKRSQDQMDCLTSMEEVFLERDTHWAAMVKVLMSMYQLEILEEDVIMRWFTQGVTTDKSQQLRRNQGLLKFIQWLEEAEESSEGDE